From [Limnothrix rosea] IAM M-220, one genomic window encodes:
- a CDS encoding recombinase family protein: MAIIGYARVSSVGQSLDVQLEKLSHCDKLFQEKHSGSSSKRVRLQACLEYVREGDTLVVTRLDRLARSTLHLCQIAEQLEEKQVALQVLDQNIHTGDATGRLLFNMLAAIAQFKTEIRAERQMDGIRNAKARGVQLGRQKRLTDQECLELRLKRQQGVLVKTLMEEYKLSKASIYRYLKGTQVAQAAD, translated from the coding sequence ATGGCCATTATTGGTTATGCCAGGGTCAGTTCTGTTGGGCAAAGTCTTGATGTTCAACTTGAGAAGTTAAGTCATTGCGATAAGCTCTTCCAGGAAAAGCACAGCGGCTCTTCCAGCAAGCGAGTCCGCTTACAGGCTTGTCTTGAATATGTGCGCGAAGGGGATACTTTGGTGGTGACCCGCCTAGACCGTTTAGCTCGTTCCACATTGCACCTCTGTCAGATCGCTGAACAGTTGGAAGAAAAGCAGGTTGCTCTCCAGGTTCTTGACCAAAATATTCACACGGGTGATGCGACTGGAAGGCTCTTGTTCAATATGTTGGCTGCCATCGCTCAGTTTAAGACGGAAATCCGTGCAGAGCGCCAAATGGATGGCATTCGCAATGCTAAGGCTCGTGGTGTTCAGTTGGGTCGGCAAAAGCGCTTAACTGACCAAGAATGTTTAGAGCTGCGGCTCAAACGGCAGCAAGGTGTTCTCGTGAAGACTCTCATGGAGGAGTATAAACTCTCGAAAGCCAGTATATATCGCTATCTCAAGGGTACTCAGGTTGCTCAGGCAGCAGACTGA
- a CDS encoding Tn3 family transposase: MSAQIIAPHAKRLQILGNDEIDKLYGLPHFTAKEQGKYFELSPLEQAAIEQLHSLKSRIYGILQLGYFKARHLFFVFKFSDIALDAKHIQERYFPEFTLAEFEPTKVTRLKQQRLILELCNYRLCGEEERILLKNKAQQAVRVCGKPFYIFRELMYLLEEQHIVAPGYSYMQDVVGQALTYEQNRLMAITQTHLDEDDIKALNRLMENEAGLYEITQLKREPKDFGLTEVKREISRSGKIQLLYHRAKTILPELAISEESIKYYASLVTYYSVYRLKQLAEGMVHMYLLCFVYHRYQRAHDNLINSYIYKLKRYVEDSKTAAKQQVYEQQIENNQDLRKAGRVLKLFVDETIAASTTFEDVRAQAFEILERQKLAFIAEHIATEASFDEIAFQWEYVDSLAHKFKCNLRPILQTVELASTSSQVPILEAIQFLKAAALKGRPLSHYSEESFPTQCIPESSKPYLYTSEAERANLLRDRYEFLVYRLLRNGLESGDIFCHDSVRFRSFEDDLISREQWQAKDGWIAATELPLLKQPIQAHLAELEEKLESCLAEVNQRLSSGENPHFEIKKLGSSPEWTLRSPSLPESVNHPLFSTLKQVDLSSVLHFVNQHCHYAEAFEHRLARYGKQKLDESVSTACLIAWGTNMGLGRMGDTSDIGYHVLSNASDNFLRPETLRKANDIVSNAIADLPIFQHYNIDGALHSSSDGQKFDSQIQTINARHSPKYFGLKKGIVSYTLVANHVPINAKIIGANEHESHYVFDLLFNNTTEVQPTIHSTDTHGTNQVNFAILHLFNYQFAPRYRNIHSKINNALYGFQHPSQYGDLLLKPIRKLKPQLVVDEWDNIQRIMVSLALKTTTQSIIVSKLSTYARRNKTRQALWEYDNIIKSLYFLDYIDSVPLRQHVQRALNRGESYHQLRRAVSYANFGKLRFKTEYEQQIWGDCARLLTNCVIYYNAFILSRLLNHRELLGDSTRIAQLSLVSLVAWQHVNFYGRYEFNRKPESIDIEAILQQLMQLPIPSDE, translated from the coding sequence ATGTCAGCGCAGATAATCGCTCCCCACGCAAAACGTCTGCAAATCTTAGGCAATGATGAGATTGATAAGCTATATGGACTGCCCCATTTTACTGCTAAAGAGCAGGGGAAATACTTCGAGCTATCGCCGCTAGAACAAGCAGCAATTGAGCAATTACATAGCCTTAAATCTCGAATATACGGCATTCTACAACTGGGATATTTCAAAGCTCGCCACCTCTTTTTCGTCTTCAAATTTTCAGATATCGCCTTGGATGCTAAGCATATCCAGGAACGCTATTTCCCGGAATTCACACTGGCTGAATTCGAACCTACCAAAGTCACAAGACTCAAACAGCAGCGTCTGATTCTGGAGCTATGCAACTATCGCCTTTGTGGAGAGGAAGAACGCATCTTGCTGAAAAATAAGGCCCAACAGGCTGTCAGAGTTTGTGGAAAACCCTTCTATATTTTTCGTGAGCTAATGTACCTCCTGGAAGAGCAGCATATTGTTGCGCCTGGCTATAGCTATATGCAAGATGTTGTCGGTCAAGCCCTCACCTATGAACAAAATCGTTTGATGGCGATCACTCAAACGCATCTAGATGAGGATGATATCAAAGCTTTAAATCGCTTGATGGAGAATGAAGCTGGGTTATATGAGATCACCCAACTGAAGCGAGAGCCCAAGGATTTTGGTCTCACTGAGGTGAAGCGGGAAATTAGTCGGAGTGGGAAAATCCAACTCCTCTATCATCGCGCCAAAACGATATTACCTGAGTTGGCGATCTCCGAAGAAAGCATCAAGTATTATGCCTCACTGGTGACTTACTACTCTGTCTACCGTCTCAAACAACTGGCCGAAGGCATGGTTCATATGTATTTACTATGCTTTGTGTATCATCGCTACCAGCGAGCCCATGACAATCTCATCAATAGCTATATATACAAGCTCAAGCGCTATGTTGAAGACAGCAAGACGGCAGCCAAACAGCAAGTATATGAGCAGCAAATTGAGAATAACCAGGATCTGCGAAAAGCTGGTCGAGTTTTAAAGCTATTCGTTGATGAGACTATTGCTGCAAGCACTACCTTTGAGGATGTGAGAGCACAAGCTTTTGAGATCTTGGAACGGCAGAAATTGGCCTTTATCGCCGAGCATATTGCCACTGAGGCCAGCTTTGATGAGATCGCTTTTCAGTGGGAGTATGTGGATAGCCTCGCCCACAAATTCAAGTGTAATCTGCGGCCAATATTGCAAACTGTCGAGCTGGCCAGTACCTCTAGTCAAGTACCGATCCTTGAGGCGATTCAATTCTTGAAAGCGGCTGCTCTAAAGGGGCGTCCTTTAAGCCATTATTCTGAAGAGTCCTTTCCAACGCAGTGCATCCCAGAATCTAGCAAACCATATCTCTACACTTCAGAGGCAGAGAGGGCTAACCTGCTGCGAGATCGCTATGAATTTTTGGTTTATCGCTTGTTGCGTAATGGCTTAGAATCTGGCGATATTTTCTGTCATGACAGTGTCCGTTTCCGCAGCTTTGAGGATGACCTGATTAGTAGGGAGCAGTGGCAAGCAAAAGATGGGTGGATTGCTGCAACAGAACTCCCGCTTCTCAAACAACCTATCCAAGCGCATTTAGCAGAGCTTGAGGAAAAACTAGAATCTTGCTTAGCTGAGGTCAATCAACGGCTGAGTAGTGGCGAGAACCCCCATTTTGAGATCAAAAAGTTAGGCTCTTCTCCCGAGTGGACATTACGCTCACCAAGTCTGCCAGAGTCGGTTAATCATCCCCTCTTCAGTACGCTTAAGCAGGTAGATCTTAGTAGTGTCTTACACTTCGTCAACCAGCACTGTCATTATGCGGAAGCCTTTGAACATCGCTTGGCTCGCTATGGGAAGCAAAAGTTGGATGAATCTGTGTCCACTGCTTGTTTAATCGCCTGGGGCACCAATATGGGGTTAGGCCGTATGGGGGATACTTCAGATATTGGCTACCATGTTTTGAGCAATGCATCGGATAATTTCCTTCGTCCAGAAACCCTGAGAAAGGCCAATGATATTGTCAGTAATGCCATTGCTGACCTCCCCATTTTTCAGCACTATAATATCGATGGTGCTCTTCACTCCAGTAGTGATGGACAGAAGTTTGACAGCCAGATTCAGACGATTAATGCCCGTCATTCCCCAAAGTATTTTGGTCTGAAGAAGGGGATTGTCTCTTACACCTTGGTTGCCAACCATGTACCGATCAATGCCAAGATCATCGGCGCGAATGAGCATGAGAGCCATTATGTGTTTGACCTCCTTTTCAATAACACGACGGAGGTTCAACCCACTATCCATTCCACGGATACCCATGGCACTAATCAAGTGAATTTTGCCATCTTGCACCTATTCAATTATCAATTCGCTCCCCGTTATCGCAACATTCATAGCAAGATCAACAATGCTCTTTATGGGTTTCAGCACCCCAGTCAGTATGGAGACCTTCTACTCAAGCCAATCCGCAAGCTTAAGCCCCAGCTTGTTGTGGATGAGTGGGACAATATTCAACGGATTATGGTTTCCTTGGCTCTCAAGACTACGACCCAAAGCATCATTGTCAGCAAGTTGAGTACCTATGCTCGCAGAAATAAGACGCGCCAGGCTTTATGGGAGTATGACAACATCATCAAAAGTCTATATTTCCTAGACTATATTGATTCAGTCCCTCTGCGCCAGCATGTTCAACGGGCATTGAATCGTGGTGAAAGCTACCATCAATTACGTAGGGCTGTCTCCTATGCTAATTTCGGCAAGCTCCGCTTTAAAACTGAATATGAGCAGCAAATATGGGGTGATTGCGCTCGCCTGTTGACCAACTGCGTGATTTACTACAACGCCTTTATTCTTTCTCGTCTCTTGAACCATCGCGAGCTCCTCGGTGACTCAACCAGGATTGCTCAGCTCAGTCTGGTTTCACTTGTAGCCTGGCAGCATGTCAATTTTTATGGTCGCTATGAGTTCAATAGGAAGCCTGAAAGCATTGATATAGAAGCGATTCTTCAACAATTGATGCAGCTTCCAATCCCCTCAGATGAGTGA
- a CDS encoding ATP-binding protein, protein MTAYQLKPWTQVVTPHADITSGNIDNAIFAASLSQVVRKDPNCPEVYRDARKFFEATYLTKELRNLLNDVLKGLNGQPTDKVIQLRTPFGGGKTHSLVSLYHLTQNRPDLSDLPEINKLPNPSSVKVAAFIGLDMGAQSGIELENGQKILTPWGYLAWQIGGAIAFNLIAEEDSKRIAPGNDTLRKIIGDEPTLILLDEFLVYVENAMGVTVGDSTFGRQVLTFIQRLTEVVRELPKTVMVYSLQASVQEALGDEGLLNVLDKLVSRIDAKKEPVSGDEVMKVVQRRLFADIGDPEVIKEVARQQADLYRKFYNTYADGDRAQQEIEQQAQILAERIESSYPFHPDLLDLMYLRWGSLPSYQRTRGALQFLARTVSHLWQQHDPLWLIHPGSIPLEDINTKQAFFSQVGQRDAYDSVISADITGRKAKVNIINNRLANDVPAIANLKIGTRLASAILLYSFGAKSGEDRGVMEQEIVASCLTGNLDRTILTAALSDLRDELLYLHYIGKRYRFETKPNLNKLIADEESKISTDEGLLQIRQQLEANLKGGRGEIVLWAKDSSSIPDNLNKFIAIYLDAHWSEKSTETLHEDVMHWLEYRGNSKRTHKNCLAFVVPNRQQMDKARSNARTYAAIISLLEQKNKYKFSAEDISELKEKGNNSKQGLKGSVDKLYEKILLPIPDRESDNPTTLKNIDLLSQVNTSSNLQERVLDALRNDVFENLTVNKLVRLSGISPERPYIQVSALIQAFFQYPDYPKLLDQHPVKRAIQVAIARGDFGYVPNLTITDNSQPIIENPQSISINIEIPNDEFDTQGYLLEKDLVTETLAQYQAKQNQTIDTSPEEEEKPVQVTITYPDSTKKTDSMSSTKGNYDTEKPSGSSIERNILVDIKEGKQPAKHYRLNAKLDAAQLFQLVTILQNLSDQSSQVSVNLTVDAHAKDAFDLQWLRNAIEEPIDEADIQATTSID, encoded by the coding sequence ATGACCGCTTACCAACTCAAACCCTGGACACAAGTTGTTACCCCCCACGCAGATATCACCTCTGGCAATATCGATAATGCAATCTTCGCCGCCAGCCTGAGCCAAGTGGTCAGAAAAGATCCCAACTGCCCAGAAGTCTATCGCGATGCCCGCAAATTCTTTGAAGCAACCTATCTCACCAAAGAACTACGCAATCTCCTCAACGATGTCCTCAAAGGTTTAAATGGTCAGCCCACCGATAAAGTTATCCAACTCAGAACCCCATTTGGTGGCGGTAAAACCCACTCCCTTGTAAGCCTTTATCACCTCACCCAAAATCGCCCAGACCTCAGCGATCTCCCCGAAATCAATAAATTACCCAATCCCAGTAGCGTGAAAGTCGCCGCATTTATCGGCTTGGATATGGGCGCACAATCCGGCATCGAACTAGAAAATGGTCAAAAAATACTAACCCCTTGGGGTTATCTCGCATGGCAAATTGGTGGGGCGATCGCCTTTAACCTAATCGCCGAAGAAGACAGTAAGCGCATTGCTCCCGGTAACGATACCCTCCGCAAGATTATTGGCGACGAACCGACCCTAATTCTGCTCGATGAATTTCTGGTTTATGTTGAGAATGCCATGGGTGTGACCGTTGGAGATTCTACCTTTGGTCGTCAAGTTCTCACCTTCATTCAACGCCTAACCGAAGTAGTAAGAGAACTCCCCAAAACCGTGATGGTGTATTCCCTCCAAGCTAGCGTTCAGGAAGCATTGGGTGATGAAGGTTTACTAAATGTGCTGGATAAACTCGTTTCCCGCATTGATGCCAAAAAAGAACCCGTCTCCGGCGATGAAGTGATGAAGGTGGTGCAACGTCGTCTATTTGCAGATATCGGCGATCCGGAAGTGATCAAAGAAGTCGCCCGACAACAAGCCGATCTTTACCGCAAGTTTTATAACACCTATGCCGACGGCGATCGCGCCCAACAAGAAATCGAACAACAAGCCCAAATCTTGGCAGAACGGATCGAAAGTAGTTATCCCTTCCATCCAGACCTCCTCGATCTGATGTACCTCCGGTGGGGTAGTCTGCCCAGTTATCAAAGAACCAGAGGCGCCTTACAATTTCTTGCCCGTACTGTGAGTCATCTGTGGCAACAACATGATCCACTTTGGCTAATCCATCCCGGTAGTATTCCCCTCGAAGACATCAACACCAAACAAGCCTTTTTTAGCCAAGTTGGTCAGCGTGATGCCTATGACTCCGTTATTTCTGCCGATATCACCGGACGTAAAGCCAAAGTCAATATCATCAACAACCGACTCGCCAATGATGTTCCGGCGATCGCCAACCTAAAAATCGGCACAAGACTAGCATCCGCAATTTTGCTGTATTCCTTTGGTGCAAAAAGTGGCGAAGATCGAGGCGTAATGGAACAAGAGATCGTTGCATCTTGCCTAACAGGAAACCTAGATCGAACGATTCTGACTGCGGCATTAAGTGACCTACGGGATGAACTGTTATACCTGCATTACATTGGCAAACGTTATCGTTTTGAAACCAAACCAAACCTCAATAAACTGATCGCCGACGAAGAATCCAAAATCAGCACAGACGAAGGATTACTGCAAATTCGCCAACAGCTTGAAGCTAACCTGAAGGGAGGACGGGGAGAAATTGTCCTATGGGCAAAGGATTCCAGCAGCATCCCCGATAACCTCAATAAATTTATCGCCATTTATCTCGATGCCCATTGGTCAGAAAAAAGTACAGAAACATTGCATGAAGATGTAATGCACTGGCTAGAGTACCGAGGCAACAGCAAACGCACCCACAAAAATTGTCTTGCCTTCGTCGTACCCAATCGTCAGCAAATGGATAAAGCCCGGAGTAATGCCCGAACCTATGCGGCGATCATCTCTTTGTTAGAGCAGAAAAATAAATATAAATTCAGTGCAGAAGACATTAGCGAACTAAAGGAAAAAGGAAACAATTCTAAACAGGGTCTGAAAGGATCAGTCGATAAACTCTATGAAAAAATTTTACTACCTATTCCTGATAGGGAGAGTGATAATCCCACTACTTTAAAAAATATAGATTTACTATCTCAAGTTAATACATCAAGTAATCTACAAGAACGAGTTCTCGATGCCCTACGTAATGATGTTTTCGAGAATTTAACAGTTAATAAACTTGTGCGATTATCAGGTATTTCTCCCGAAAGACCTTACATTCAAGTTTCTGCCCTAATCCAAGCATTCTTCCAATATCCAGACTATCCTAAGCTTTTAGACCAACATCCTGTAAAACGAGCTATTCAGGTGGCGATCGCCAGAGGAGACTTCGGCTATGTACCAAATCTAACGATTACAGATAATAGCCAACCTATTATCGAAAATCCCCAATCTATCAGTATCAATATCGAGATTCCTAATGATGAATTTGATACTCAAGGATATTTATTAGAGAAAGATTTAGTCACAGAAACTCTCGCTCAATATCAAGCGAAACAAAACCAGACTATAGACACATCTCCAGAAGAAGAAGAAAAACCAGTCCAAGTCACAATTACTTATCCCGACAGTACAAAAAAAACGGATTCAATGTCTAGTACGAAAGGAAATTATGATACGGAAAAACCATCAGGAAGTAGTATTGAACGAAATATTTTAGTAGACATAAAAGAAGGTAAACAACCTGCAAAACATTATCGCTTAAACGCAAAATTAGATGCCGCTCAGTTATTCCAACTCGTCACTATTCTACAAAACTTAAGTGACCAATCTTCTCAAGTTAGCGTCAATCTCACTGTTGATGCCCATGCAAAAGATGCGTTTGATTTACAGTGGCTGCGGAATGCCATAGAGGAACCAATTGATGAAGCAGACATTCAAGCAACAACATCTATTGACTGA
- a CDS encoding nucleotidyltransferase family protein: MSLPTLETKQAIIQRIQQAHAQRQTFLAQMRDRQKQALEIAQQISDRLKTEFGVQKVILFGSLLNPEHMDFESDIDLAVWGLPAQSLYRAGATMEEGHNFPVDLVPIEQAKPHIQEAIAKGVEL; this comes from the coding sequence ATGAGCTTACCGACCCTAGAAACCAAACAAGCAATTATCCAGCGTATCCAACAAGCCCATGCCCAACGGCAGACCTTCTTGGCACAGATGCGCGATCGCCAAAAACAAGCCCTAGAAATCGCCCAACAAATCAGCGATCGCCTAAAAACAGAATTTGGCGTACAAAAAGTCATTCTCTTTGGGTCATTACTCAATCCCGAACATATGGATTTCGAGTCAGACATTGACCTTGCCGTTTGGGGTTTACCCGCACAATCCCTCTATCGAGCCGGAGCCACCATGGAAGAAGGTCATAATTTCCCCGTGGATCTTGTCCCCATCGAACAAGCCAAACCCCATATTCAAGAGGCGATCGCCAAGGGGGTTGAACTATGA
- a CDS encoding type II toxin-antitoxin system VapC family toxin produces the protein MSSVIADTHTIIWYLSNNEKLSATAGTALSASIAQGDNIFVSAISLIEITYLIEKGRLANEAITSLKAAIQDPAIGIELIPIDIEIATAIAQIDRDTVSDMPDRIIAATALTLDLPLVTRDGKIQKALNIKTIW, from the coding sequence ATGTCCTCAGTCATTGCTGATACCCATACCATCATTTGGTATCTCTCTAACAACGAAAAGCTTTCCGCCACCGCTGGGACAGCCCTATCAGCCTCCATTGCTCAGGGTGACAACATTTTTGTTTCTGCCATTTCTCTGATCGAAATTACCTACCTCATTGAAAAAGGAAGATTAGCAAATGAAGCAATCACAAGTTTAAAAGCTGCAATTCAAGATCCTGCCATCGGCATTGAACTAATTCCTATTGATATTGAGATAGCTACGGCGATCGCCCAAATTGATCGAGATACCGTCTCCGATATGCCAGACCGAATCATTGCCGCCACAGCCCTAACCCTTGATTTACCCCTCGTGACCCGCGATGGAAAAATCCAAAAAGCCTTAAATATCAAAACTATTTGGTAA
- a CDS encoding DUF2281 domain-containing protein — protein MTNIEAIVLQELRQLPPIQQNEVLDFVQFLRHKTKASPKKDVRGLWADLNIQITEEDIAEARQEMWGNLGEEII, from the coding sequence ATGACTAACATTGAAGCCATCGTTCTCCAAGAACTACGCCAATTACCTCCAATCCAACAAAATGAAGTTTTAGATTTCGTGCAATTCCTCCGCCATAAAACCAAAGCATCGCCTAAAAAAGATGTGCGCGGACTCTGGGCAGATCTAAATATTCAAATCACAGAAGAAGACATTGCCGAGGCTCGTCAAGAAATGTGGGGAAACTTAGGGGAGGAAATCATTTAA
- a CDS encoding DUF1156 domain-containing protein, giving the protein MSEDRRLIEDFIPIKEISVESAREKSIRKGHISTLHLWWARRPLVACRAAVFASLVAAPENHQKRSAYKKQMIELCQWKAGEDTLKKARKAIAEAQKKRLGLPEDTKLEDVPPPKVLDMFAGGGAIPLEALRLGCETYAVDLNPVAHIIELCTLVYPQKYGKKLADEVETWGNWVIERVRAEIGDLYPNIKVGESLEKKQEQMELLEQKQTQLGLSFRKELTPVAYLWTRTVKCPNPACGADVPLVRQSWLCKKNKKYVALKVISNHQTKRVEFEVVEATTAKDLGFDPSSGSSRGTSTCRHCGTTVDVKQIKKEGKVGQVDQQLMAIVCTTPGQQGKTYLSATDYLQYIPDEKAILERLEKLCDETGLTTPDEPLPPIGTLGFRVQAYGLLQWKDLFSPRQLLSLMTFVKWVRKAHDELLAQGYDEEFAKAIATYLALMINRVADRASTLCRYDPTPTQSGINNTFGRQALPMVWDFGEGCPIGNSSGSASTSLPWITNFIRQENQNSNFANVQRSSSMSMAIETNSLDAVITDPPYFDSVPYADLSDFFYVWLKRSVGHLYPQHFTAKLTPKKKEAIMEPTRHGGDKKAASAAYEGMMHDAFKEANRILKIDGIMAVVYAHKTTSGWSTLIDSLRRAGFVITEAWPLDTEMGARLRGQNSAALASSIFLISRKRTTSEIGDYAMDVQPQLREIIQSRVKTLMEEGISGADLVIACVGAGLRAYTQFDSVELPNGEELDANTFLNEVQKEVAETILREVLGCDSKGVSQIDKITQYYILARYEYGEAEVAFDEANTLAKGVGVELDGAGGLTDGKTALVQKTKNKVQLRNYTDRGSDEKLGTFDPKETLTPASLIDILHRLLWLAEHKPAKISDYIAIAQPDSSQLRLVAQALSGRALTPNAGEEMTAQRTPEQQAIDTLLASWKRTIEENLFTQKK; this is encoded by the coding sequence ATGTCTGAAGATCGCCGTTTAATTGAAGATTTTATTCCCATTAAAGAGATCTCTGTGGAGTCGGCACGGGAAAAATCTATTCGTAAAGGGCATATTTCGACGTTACATCTATGGTGGGCGCGTCGTCCTTTGGTGGCTTGTCGGGCGGCGGTGTTTGCTTCGCTGGTGGCGGCTCCGGAAAATCATCAGAAACGGTCGGCTTATAAAAAGCAGATGATCGAGCTGTGTCAGTGGAAGGCTGGGGAGGACACGCTCAAAAAGGCGAGAAAGGCGATCGCCGAAGCTCAGAAAAAACGGTTGGGGTTGCCAGAGGATACGAAGTTAGAGGATGTGCCGCCGCCGAAGGTGTTGGATATGTTTGCGGGGGGTGGGGCGATTCCGTTGGAGGCTCTACGGTTGGGCTGTGAGACTTATGCGGTGGATCTGAATCCGGTGGCGCATATTATCGAGCTTTGTACGTTGGTTTATCCGCAGAAGTATGGGAAAAAGTTGGCGGATGAGGTGGAGACGTGGGGTAATTGGGTGATTGAAAGGGTTCGGGCAGAGATTGGGGATCTGTATCCGAATATCAAGGTGGGGGAATCGCTGGAGAAAAAGCAGGAGCAGATGGAGCTTTTGGAGCAGAAACAGACTCAGTTGGGGTTGTCGTTTCGGAAGGAATTGACTCCGGTGGCTTATCTCTGGACGCGCACAGTGAAATGTCCTAATCCGGCTTGTGGGGCTGATGTACCTTTGGTGCGGCAAAGTTGGCTTTGTAAGAAAAATAAGAAATATGTGGCTCTTAAGGTCATCTCGAATCACCAGACAAAAAGGGTTGAGTTTGAGGTGGTGGAAGCGACTACGGCTAAGGATTTGGGGTTTGATCCGAGTTCGGGGAGTTCGCGGGGTACTTCAACTTGTCGGCATTGTGGAACGACTGTAGATGTAAAGCAGATTAAGAAGGAAGGAAAAGTAGGGCAGGTTGATCAGCAGTTGATGGCAATTGTTTGTACAACTCCGGGGCAACAGGGAAAAACCTATTTATCAGCGACAGATTATCTACAATATATTCCTGATGAAAAGGCAATTTTAGAGCGGTTAGAAAAGCTTTGTGATGAAACAGGTTTAACTACTCCAGATGAGCCTTTACCTCCGATTGGAACGTTAGGTTTTCGGGTGCAAGCTTATGGTTTATTACAGTGGAAAGATTTATTTTCGCCGCGTCAATTGTTGTCGTTGATGACTTTTGTGAAGTGGGTTAGAAAGGCTCATGATGAGTTATTAGCTCAAGGTTATGATGAAGAATTTGCAAAGGCGATCGCTACTTATTTAGCTTTAATGATTAATCGAGTAGCAGATAGAGCTAGTACCCTATGTAGATACGACCCTACCCCGACGCAAAGCGGAATAAACAATACATTTGGTAGACAAGCATTACCTATGGTGTGGGATTTTGGTGAAGGCTGTCCTATAGGTAACTCTTCTGGAAGTGCATCAACATCACTACCTTGGATAACTAATTTTATTAGACAAGAAAATCAAAATTCAAACTTTGCTAATGTTCAACGCTCTTCATCCATGAGCATGGCAATTGAGACTAATAGTTTAGACGCAGTAATTACAGATCCACCCTATTTTGATTCCGTTCCCTATGCCGATTTATCAGATTTCTTTTATGTGTGGTTAAAGCGTTCAGTCGGTCATCTTTACCCCCAACATTTCACCGCTAAATTAACCCCAAAAAAGAAAGAAGCTATCATGGAACCCACGCGCCACGGTGGGGATAAAAAAGCAGCATCGGCAGCCTATGAAGGGATGATGCACGACGCTTTCAAAGAAGCCAATCGCATCCTAAAAATTGATGGCATTATGGCGGTAGTCTATGCCCACAAAACTACATCAGGCTGGTCAACCCTAATTGATTCCTTGCGTCGGGCTGGATTTGTGATTACCGAAGCATGGCCATTAGACACAGAAATGGGAGCCAGATTACGCGGTCAAAATTCGGCAGCTTTAGCCTCCAGCATTTTCCTCATTTCCCGCAAGCGTACTACCTCCGAAATTGGCGATTACGCGATGGACGTACAACCCCAACTGCGGGAGATTATCCAAAGCCGCGTTAAAACCCTGATGGAAGAAGGCATAAGCGGAGCCGATTTAGTCATTGCTTGCGTCGGAGCAGGACTACGAGCCTATACCCAATTCGATAGCGTCGAACTCCCCAACGGCGAAGAACTCGATGCCAATACATTCCTGAACGAAGTACAAAAAGAAGTTGCCGAAACCATCCTGCGAGAAGTGTTGGGGTGCGATTCCAAAGGCGTATCCCAGATCGACAAAATCACCCAATATTACATCCTCGCCCGGTACGAATATGGAGAAGCCGAAGTCGCATTCGATGAAGCCAATACCCTCGCCAAAGGAGTAGGCGTAGAACTCGATGGCGCAGGGGGACTCACCGACGGCAAAACCGCATTAGTCCAGAAAACAAAAAATAAAGTTCAACTCAGAAACTATACAGACAGAGGCTCTGACGAAAAACTCGGCACATTCGATCCCAAAGAAACCCTTACTCCCGCATCCCTGATTGATATTCTCCATCGCCTCCTGTGGCTAGCCGAACATAAACCCGCAAAGATTAGCGATTACATTGCGATCGCCCAACCCGATAGTAGCCAACTCAGACTCGTCGCCCAAGCCCTATCCGGTCGCGCCCTCACCCCCAACGCAGGCGAAGAAATGACAGCACAACGTACCCCAGAACAACAGGCGATCGATACCCTGCTGGCTTCATGGAAACGCACAATTGAAGAAAACCTATTTACCCAGAAAAAATAA
- a CDS encoding type II toxin-antitoxin system HicB family antitoxin, with protein MYTVTYKGYTGKFEIDFEENILSGIVIDIKDVITFHGKTIEEAVQCFHESVDDYLEFCEEVGEEPDKPFSGRLPYRTTPDTHHKIYLAATKAGKSINSWMDEVLSEKSKEYLKSF; from the coding sequence ATGTACACAGTCACGTATAAAGGATACACAGGTAAATTTGAGATTGATTTTGAAGAAAATATCTTATCTGGAATTGTGATTGATATTAAGGATGTGATTACATTTCATGGCAAAACTATTGAAGAAGCTGTGCAGTGTTTTCATGAGTCTGTGGATGATTATTTGGAATTTTGTGAGGAAGTAGGAGAAGAGCCTGATAAACCTTTTTCGGGTCGTCTTCCCTATCGGACAACGCCTGATACTCATCATAAAATTTATTTGGCTGCGACAAAAGCAGGAAAAAGCATTAATTCATGGATGGATGAAGTACTTTCTGAAAAATCCAAAGAATATCTCAAAAGCTTCTAA